The following are from one region of the Primulina eburnea isolate SZY01 chromosome 17, ASM2296580v1, whole genome shotgun sequence genome:
- the LOC140818660 gene encoding uncharacterized protein: MESSMYKGRHPKYHSPAMMSATRPSNSQADPTKISTPSISHVNAKRQGPKDVSNTLTNVKRSRRCTEPKDGHSVEHSQDKSLINSVSDVIDIDIAHNGFPLQGSNVIKCLFNEQVPSPPVNSTVPKTPPRASFQPDKLVSLSDICSAATSIEPSPQRIISNNCTLISSETIRVTPTKQIGYYSIEKNQCITTCSPVNTNVKKFNMKNHVKGKLDFGVLELPMIQVWYFDI; this comes from the exons ATGGAATCTAGTATGTATAAAG GCCGGCATCCCAAATACCACAGCCCTGCAATGATGTCTGCGACCAGGCCCTCAAACAGCCAAGCAGATCCCACAAAAATTTCAACTCCATCGATCAGCCATGTAAATGCAAAAAGGCAAGGACCaaaagatgtctcaaatactttGACAAATGTTAAGAGATCTCGCAGATGCACAGAACCAAAAg ACGGGCATAGTGTAGAACACAGTCAAgataaatctttgataaattctGTGTCGGATGTAATTGACATTGACATTGCTCATAATGGATTTCCGCTTCAAGGATCTAATGTCATCAAATGTTTGTTCAATGAGCAAGTTCCATCCCCTCCAGTGAATTCCACTGTCCCTAAAACACCTCCACGAGCTTCTTTTCAACCCGACAAACTTGTTTCTTTGTCTGACATTTGCTCAGCTGCTACTTCCATTGAACCCTCTCCTCAACGAATCATTTCCAATAACTGCACTCTAATCTCTTCAGAGACAATTCGAGTTACCCCCACAAAACAAATTGGATACTATTCAATAGAGAAAAATCAATGCATCACAACTTGTTCACCTGTTAATACAAACGTGAAGAAGTTTAACATGAAGAACCATGTAAAAGGAAAGCTGGATTTTGGTGTTCTAGAATTACCAATGATCCAAGTTTGGTACTTCGACATCTGA